One part of the Streptomyces ferrugineus genome encodes these proteins:
- the ctaE gene encoding aa3-type cytochrome oxidase subunit III, translating to MSVVATATTVDKGHAHPSVNRPNLTSVGTIIWLSSELMFFAALFAMYFTLRSVTGPEFWSEKAEALNFPFSATNTTILVLSSLTCQLGVFAAERGDVKKLRGWFIVTFIMGAIFIGGQVYEYTELVRHEGISLSSDPYGSVFYLTTGFHGLHVTGGLIAFLLVLGRTYAARRFTHEQATAAIVVSYYWHFVDVVWIGLFATIYMIK from the coding sequence ATGTCGGTCGTGGCGACAGCAACGACAGTAGACAAGGGTCACGCGCACCCGTCGGTCAACCGACCGAACCTCACCAGCGTCGGAACCATCATCTGGTTGAGTTCCGAGCTGATGTTCTTCGCGGCCCTCTTCGCGATGTACTTCACCCTGCGATCCGTGACGGGGCCCGAGTTCTGGAGTGAGAAGGCCGAGGCCTTGAACTTCCCGTTCTCGGCGACGAACACCACGATCCTGGTGCTCTCCTCCCTCACCTGCCAGCTCGGCGTCTTCGCCGCCGAGCGCGGTGACGTCAAGAAGCTCCGGGGCTGGTTCATCGTCACCTTCATCATGGGTGCGATCTTCATCGGCGGTCAGGTGTACGAGTACACCGAGCTGGTCCGGCACGAGGGCATCTCGCTCTCGTCCGACCCCTACGGCTCGGTCTTCTACCTGACCACCGGCTTCCACGGACTGCATGTGACGGGCGGTCTCATCGCCTTCCTGCTGGTCCTCGGCCGCACCTACGCGGCCCGGAGGTTCACGCACGAGCAGGCGACCGCGGCGATCGTGGTGTCCTACTACTGGCACTTCGTCGATGTCGTCTGGATCGGCCTCTTCGCCACGATCTACATGATCAAGTAG
- a CDS encoding response regulator transcription factor: protein MQPTATVLVYSDDSNTREQVRLATGRRPAPDVPVVQFVECATPAAVIKELDKGGIDVCVLDGEAVPMGGMGVCRQIKDEVFNCPPVLVLIARPQDAWLATWSRAEAAVTLPVEPVEFAEALASLLRTERLQSA, encoded by the coding sequence ATGCAGCCGACCGCCACGGTGCTGGTCTACAGCGACGACTCCAACACCCGCGAGCAGGTGAGGTTGGCCACCGGGCGCCGGCCCGCTCCGGATGTGCCCGTGGTGCAGTTCGTGGAGTGCGCGACGCCTGCCGCCGTCATCAAGGAGCTGGACAAGGGGGGCATCGACGTCTGTGTGCTGGACGGTGAGGCCGTGCCCATGGGGGGCATGGGGGTCTGCCGGCAGATCAAGGACGAGGTGTTCAACTGCCCGCCGGTGCTGGTGCTGATCGCACGGCCGCAGGACGCGTGGCTGGCGACGTGGAGCCGGGCCGAGGCGGCGGTGACGTTGCCTGTGGAGCCGGTGGAGTTCGCGGAGGCGCTGGCTTCTTTGCTGCGTACGGAGAGGCTGCAGAGCGCGTAA
- the trpD gene encoding anthranilate phosphoribosyltransferase, with protein MSAVTPAGGDTAAGRSWPLLLNGLLDGRDLSADDTAWAMDLIMRGEATDAQIAGFVVALRAKGETVQEITGLVRTMYEHANVIEVPGPTVDIVGTGGDGAKTVNISTMSAIVIAGTGAKVVKHGNRAASSASGASDVLEKLGVNLELPVGRVAEVAEQAGITFCFAVKFHPALRHVAAARGQLGIRTTFNVLGPLTNPAKVRAQAVGVADPRMAPIVAGVFAERGNSSLVFRGDDGLDELTTTATSRVWVVRDGKVTEETFDPCDVGIELVPVEALRGADASYNAEVARRLLDGETGPVRDAVLLNSAAALVALEPTDAALTEQIRVGMAKAAESIDSGAAKRTLDRWVAASNA; from the coding sequence ATGAGCGCTGTGACCCCCGCTGGAGGCGACACCGCGGCGGGCCGTTCCTGGCCCCTGCTGCTGAACGGTCTGCTGGACGGCCGGGACCTGTCCGCCGACGACACCGCCTGGGCGATGGACCTGATCATGCGCGGTGAGGCGACGGACGCGCAGATCGCCGGGTTCGTGGTGGCGCTGCGGGCCAAGGGCGAGACGGTGCAGGAGATCACCGGGCTCGTGCGGACGATGTACGAGCACGCGAACGTGATCGAGGTGCCGGGGCCGACCGTCGACATCGTCGGCACGGGCGGCGACGGTGCGAAGACCGTCAACATCTCCACCATGTCGGCCATCGTCATCGCCGGCACCGGCGCGAAGGTCGTCAAGCACGGCAACCGGGCGGCGTCCTCGGCGTCGGGCGCCTCCGACGTGCTGGAGAAGCTCGGCGTCAATCTGGAACTGCCGGTCGGGCGGGTGGCCGAGGTCGCCGAGCAGGCCGGCATCACCTTCTGCTTCGCGGTGAAGTTCCATCCGGCGCTGCGGCATGTGGCGGCGGCGCGCGGCCAGCTGGGGATCCGGACCACCTTCAACGTGCTCGGTCCGCTGACCAACCCGGCCAAGGTCAGGGCGCAGGCGGTCGGTGTGGCGGACCCGCGCATGGCGCCGATCGTCGCGGGCGTCTTCGCCGAGCGCGGCAACTCCTCGCTGGTGTTCCGCGGCGACGACGGCCTCGACGAGCTCACCACGACGGCCACCTCCCGGGTGTGGGTCGTGCGCGACGGCAAGGTGACCGAGGAGACCTTCGACCCGTGTGACGTCGGCATCGAGCTGGTGCCCGTGGAGGCGCTGCGCGGTGCCGACGCGTCCTACAACGCCGAGGTCGCCCGGCGCCTGCTGGACGGCGAGACGGGCCCGGTGCGGGACGCCGTACTGCTGAACTCGGCGGCGGCGCTGGTGGCGCTGGAGCCGACGGACGCCGCGCTGACCGAGCAGATCCGCGTCGGCATGGCGAAGGCGGCGGAGTCGATCGACTCGGGGGCGGCGAAGCGCACGCTGGACCGGTGGGTGGCCGCGAGCAACGCGTAG
- a CDS encoding cytochrome c oxidase subunit 4, whose protein sequence is MKTQGTMFAWLSVFILAMAIVYGVWSKEPAGTTALFLAFALCIMIGFYLGFTARRVDAGAQDNKEADVADDAGEVGFFSPHSWQPLSLAIGGALAFLSIAIGWWLMYFSAPLILVGVWGWVFEYYRGENRTQ, encoded by the coding sequence GTGAAGACTCAGGGCACGATGTTCGCTTGGCTGAGCGTCTTCATCCTCGCCATGGCGATTGTCTACGGCGTCTGGTCGAAGGAGCCGGCCGGTACCACGGCCCTCTTCCTGGCCTTCGCGCTGTGCATCATGATCGGCTTCTACCTGGGCTTCACCGCCCGGCGGGTCGACGCGGGCGCGCAGGACAACAAGGAAGCGGACGTCGCCGACGACGCCGGTGAGGTCGGGTTCTTCAGCCCGCACAGCTGGCAGCCGCTCTCCCTCGCGATCGGAGGCGCCCTCGCCTTCCTGTCGATCGCGATCGGCTGGTGGCTGATGTACTTCTCGGCGCCGCTGATCCTGGTCGGCGTCTGGGGCTGGGTCTTCGAGTACTACCGCGGCGAGAACCGCACCCAGTAA
- the qcrB gene encoding cytochrome bc1 complex cytochrome b subunit gives MSTTETTESRSRGKAPAGERVADWADGRLGIYSLAKANMRKIFPDHWSFMLGEVALYSFLIIILTGVWLTLFFHPSMNEVEYHGSYVPMQGQLMSEAFKSTLDISFDVRGGLLIRQIHHWAALIFLAAMFVHMMRVFFTGAFRKPREINWLFGFLLFVLGMFTGFTGYSLPDDLLSGTGVRFTQGAILSMPIVGTYISMFLFGGEFPGDDFVARFYSIHILLLPGIMLGLVVAHLILVFYHKHTQFAGPGKTNKNVVGMPLLPVYMAKAGGFFFLVFGVIAAIAALAQINPVWAIGPYRPDMVSTGAQPDWYMGFAEGLVRYMPGWEVNLWGHTLVLGVFIPLVLFGVVLAAIAVYPFIESWVTGDKREHHILDRPRNAPTRTAFGVAWITVYMIGLVGGGNDLWATHFHLSINAVTWFVRIGFFVGPVLAFIVTKRICLGLQRRDKDKVLHGRESGIIKRLPHGEFIEVHEPLSQDSLYTLTAHEQYQPAEIGPTVDENGVERKVKGSEKLRAKLSKSYFGEDGQIAKPTVDEYKEITSGHGHH, from the coding sequence ATGAGCACTACAGAGACCACCGAGTCCCGCTCGCGCGGGAAGGCACCGGCCGGCGAGCGCGTCGCCGACTGGGCGGACGGCCGGCTGGGGATCTACTCCCTGGCCAAGGCCAACATGCGCAAGATCTTCCCCGACCACTGGTCGTTCATGCTGGGTGAGGTCGCGCTCTACAGCTTCCTCATCATCATCCTCACGGGTGTGTGGCTGACGCTGTTCTTCCACCCGTCGATGAACGAGGTGGAGTACCACGGCAGTTACGTGCCGATGCAGGGCCAGCTGATGAGCGAGGCCTTCAAGTCGACGCTGGACATCAGCTTCGACGTGCGCGGCGGTCTGCTGATCCGGCAGATCCACCACTGGGCGGCGCTGATCTTCCTCGCGGCCATGTTCGTGCACATGATGCGCGTCTTCTTCACCGGCGCCTTCCGCAAGCCGCGCGAGATCAACTGGCTGTTCGGCTTCCTGCTGTTCGTCCTGGGCATGTTCACCGGTTTCACCGGCTACTCGCTCCCGGACGACCTGCTCTCCGGCACCGGTGTCCGCTTCACGCAGGGCGCGATCCTGTCCATGCCGATCGTCGGCACGTACATCTCGATGTTCCTGTTCGGCGGCGAGTTCCCCGGCGACGACTTCGTGGCCCGGTTCTACTCGATCCACATCCTGCTGCTGCCGGGCATCATGCTCGGCCTCGTGGTGGCGCACCTGATCCTGGTCTTCTACCACAAGCACACGCAGTTCGCGGGCCCCGGAAAGACCAACAAGAACGTCGTCGGCATGCCGCTGCTGCCGGTGTACATGGCCAAGGCCGGAGGCTTCTTCTTCCTGGTCTTCGGTGTCATCGCGGCCATCGCGGCGCTCGCGCAGATCAACCCGGTCTGGGCCATCGGGCCCTACCGCCCGGACATGGTGTCCACCGGCGCCCAGCCCGACTGGTACATGGGCTTCGCCGAGGGTCTGGTCCGCTACATGCCGGGCTGGGAGGTCAACCTCTGGGGTCACACGCTGGTCCTCGGCGTGTTCATCCCGCTGGTGCTCTTCGGTGTGGTCCTGGCGGCGATCGCGGTCTACCCGTTCATCGAGTCCTGGGTCACCGGCGACAAGCGCGAGCACCACATCCTGGACCGCCCGCGCAACGCCCCGACGCGCACCGCGTTCGGCGTCGCCTGGATCACGGTGTACATGATCGGTCTGGTCGGCGGTGGCAACGACCTGTGGGCCACCCACTTCCACCTGTCGATCAACGCGGTCACCTGGTTCGTCCGGATCGGCTTCTTCGTCGGACCGGTCCTCGCGTTCATCGTCACCAAGCGGATCTGCCTCGGCCTGCAGCGCCGGGACAAGGACAAGGTGCTGCACGGCCGTGAGTCGGGCATCATCAAGCGCCTGCCGCACGGTGAGTTCATCGAGGTCCACGAGCCGCTCAGCCAGGACTCGCTGTACACGCTCACCGCGCACGAGCAGTACCAGCCGGCCGAGATCGGCCCGACGGTCGACGAGAACGGCGTCGAGCGCAAGGTGAAGGGCTCCGAGAAGCTGCGCGCCAAGCTCAGCAAGTCCTACTTCGGCGAGGACGGCCAGATCGCCAAGCCGACGGTCGACGAGTACAAGGAGATCACGAGCGGCCACGGCCACCACTGA
- a CDS encoding glycerate kinase, giving the protein MLTRVVVAPSGFKESLSAQAAADAIADGVRRVLPDAVLDLIPLVDGGEGTATALAAATGGRLVALPATGPVGDRVGTHFALLGSRDTAVVEMAAVAGLSLVPRALRDPGATTTYGVGELIRAALDTGVRRVLIGCGDSGTSDGGAGALQALGARLLDADGFELPHGGRELTRLARIDPAGLDPRLRDVELLIACNPYNVLCGERGVARVFGPQKGATPAQVEQLSAGLENWADVLTRDLGPVGTDLRRGSGTGASGGLGAGLAALGARLLPRFEVLLDHLDLDARLARADLVVTAEGALDHQTPRGKVPAEVARRAKVYGRPVLALAGTLGEGADGVPGVDAYSGILPAPMALAEALVRASELLTDATERALRMILLGARLPAHAEVSGTHRPSSVR; this is encoded by the coding sequence ATGCTGACCCGAGTCGTCGTAGCCCCCAGCGGCTTCAAGGAGTCCCTGTCCGCCCAGGCCGCCGCCGACGCCATCGCGGACGGGGTGCGCAGGGTGCTGCCGGATGCCGTGCTGGATCTGATCCCGCTGGTCGACGGCGGTGAGGGCACGGCCACCGCGCTGGCCGCCGCGACCGGTGGCCGGCTCGTCGCGCTGCCCGCCACGGGCCCGGTCGGCGACCGGGTCGGCACGCACTTCGCGCTGCTCGGCTCCCGGGACACGGCGGTGGTGGAGATGGCCGCGGTGGCCGGGCTGTCCCTGGTGCCCCGCGCCCTGCGCGACCCGGGCGCCACGACGACGTACGGGGTCGGCGAGCTGATCCGCGCCGCGCTCGACACGGGCGTACGGCGCGTCCTGATCGGCTGCGGCGATTCGGGGACGTCGGACGGGGGCGCCGGCGCGCTCCAGGCCCTCGGCGCCCGGCTGCTGGACGCCGACGGCTTCGAACTCCCCCATGGGGGCCGTGAGTTGACGCGGCTCGCCCGGATCGACCCGGCCGGCCTGGACCCGCGTCTGCGGGACGTCGAGCTGCTGATCGCCTGCAACCCGTACAACGTGCTGTGCGGCGAGCGCGGCGTGGCCCGGGTCTTCGGCCCGCAGAAAGGGGCGACGCCCGCGCAGGTCGAGCAGCTGTCGGCGGGGCTGGAGAACTGGGCGGACGTCCTCACCCGCGATCTGGGGCCCGTGGGCACCGACCTGCGCCGCGGCTCCGGCACCGGAGCCTCCGGCGGCCTGGGCGCCGGCCTCGCCGCGCTGGGCGCCCGCCTCCTCCCCCGCTTCGAGGTGCTCCTGGACCACCTCGACCTGGACGCCCGCCTCGCCCGCGCCGACCTGGTCGTCACCGCCGAGGGCGCCCTGGACCACCAGACGCCCCGCGGCAAGGTCCCGGCCGAGGTGGCCCGCCGGGCCAAGGTGTACGGCCGCCCGGTGCTCGCGCTGGCGGGCACCCTCGGCGAGGGCGCGGACGGCGTGCCGGGCGTGGACGCGTACAGCGGCATCCTGCCGGCGCCGATGGCCCTGGCGGAGGCCCTGGTGCGGGCCTCCGAACTCCTCACGGACGCGACCGAGCGGGCCCTGCGGATGATTCTGCTGGGCGCCCGGCTACCGGCTCACGCGGAGGTGTCCGGGACGCACCGGCCGTCCTCGGTGCGGTAG
- a CDS encoding L,D-transpeptidase — MSETPRTSAVIGCTLLLVALGASTAGCGSDGNPLSAEPYDAADQIAFNGPTGDGQKADPDKPLEITAEDSDGRITDVTARDATGRHVAGELSADGTRWHSTSPLAANARYTVRVSTEDEDGAPGRKVLTFDTSRPTSKKHLTVKFGPKAGKYGVGQPITAELNRPVKDKNQRAIVERALKVDSVPAVDGAWHWVDDKELHYRPKEYWPAGATVRARSNLHGIKISDRLWGGRVKPLKVTIGDQVIAVTDAASHQLTLYRNGEEVRSIPVTTGKPGFETRNGVKVVLAKEYFVRMRGTSIGIAEGSADSYDLPVYYATRVTWSGEYVHAAPWSVGSQGYANVSHGCTGMSTANAEWFFDNVREGDIVKVINSYGNTMEPFGNGFGDWNLDWKKWRGGSALVAGTPDGPGPEEAARLRPRAV; from the coding sequence ATGAGCGAAACACCGCGCACGAGCGCCGTCATAGGCTGCACGCTCCTGCTGGTCGCACTCGGCGCGAGCACCGCCGGCTGCGGCAGCGACGGCAACCCGCTGTCCGCCGAGCCCTACGACGCGGCCGACCAGATCGCCTTCAACGGCCCCACGGGCGACGGCCAGAAGGCCGACCCCGACAAGCCCCTGGAGATCACCGCGGAGGACTCCGACGGCCGTATCACGGACGTCACCGCCAGGGACGCCACAGGACGCCATGTCGCGGGCGAACTCTCCGCCGACGGCACCCGGTGGCACAGCACCTCCCCGCTGGCCGCAAACGCTCGCTACACGGTGCGCGTGAGCACCGAGGACGAGGACGGCGCCCCCGGCCGCAAGGTCCTCACCTTCGACACGAGCAGGCCGACGAGCAAGAAGCACCTGACGGTGAAGTTCGGCCCCAAGGCGGGCAAGTACGGCGTCGGCCAGCCCATCACGGCCGAACTGAACCGGCCCGTGAAGGACAAGAACCAGCGGGCCATCGTCGAGCGGGCCCTCAAGGTCGACTCCGTGCCCGCCGTGGACGGCGCCTGGCACTGGGTGGACGACAAGGAACTCCACTACCGGCCCAAGGAGTACTGGCCCGCCGGCGCCACCGTGCGGGCCCGCAGCAACCTCCACGGCATCAAGATCAGCGACCGCCTCTGGGGCGGCAGGGTCAAGCCCCTGAAGGTCACCATCGGCGACCAGGTCATCGCCGTCACGGACGCCGCCTCCCACCAGCTGACGCTCTACCGCAACGGCGAGGAGGTCAGGTCGATACCGGTCACCACCGGCAAGCCCGGCTTCGAGACCCGCAACGGCGTCAAGGTCGTCCTGGCCAAGGAGTACTTCGTACGCATGCGCGGCACGAGCATCGGCATAGCGGAGGGCTCGGCGGACTCGTACGACCTGCCCGTCTACTACGCCACCCGCGTGACCTGGAGCGGCGAGTACGTCCACGCCGCCCCCTGGTCGGTCGGCTCCCAGGGCTACGCCAACGTCAGCCACGGCTGCACCGGCATGAGCACCGCCAACGCCGAGTGGTTCTTCGACAACGTCCGCGAGGGCGACATCGTCAAGGTCATCAACTCGTACGGCAACACGATGGAGCCGTTCGGCAACGGCTTCGGCGACTGGAACCTGGACTGGAAGAAGTGGCGGGGCGGCAGCGCCCTGGTGGCCGGCACCCCGGACGGACCGGGGCCGGAGGAGGCGGCACGTCTCAGGCCGAGAGCTGTATGA
- a CDS encoding aminotransferase class V-fold PLP-dependent enzyme codes for MSVSTAASVQGICAPLPVLGSDVTVPLVTGGEVTYAALDYAASAPALQRVWDDVAAYAPYYGSVHRGAGYLSQLSTDLFENARGTVAEFLDCRDGDQLVFTRSTTDSLNLLAAALPADCQVFVFETEHHASLLPWRNARVTYLNAPRTPRQAVRTLERALADRTASIQEGHGPALVCVTGASNVTGELWPVRELAAAAHAHGARIVLDAAQLAPHHPVSVRDLDVDWVAFSGHKLYAPFGSGVLAGRADWLRAAEPYLAGGGASRKVSRREDGGVDVEWHDSAARHEAGSPNVIGAYSIASACKALTEAGFDALVAREEHLIRKVRAGLADVPEVRVLSLFGDEAPRVGVISFVVDGWNSSHFAAALSAEYGIGVRDGLFCAHPLVRTLLGSDPQSQGECGAPEAAPGEKSLNAIRVSFGAGTPDEHVERFVHAVRELVADGARWSYRTEDGRCVPDTSA; via the coding sequence ATGTCTGTCTCCACCGCTGCCTCCGTCCAGGGCATTTGTGCCCCGTTGCCCGTTCTGGGCAGTGACGTCACCGTCCCGCTCGTCACCGGCGGCGAGGTCACCTACGCCGCGCTCGACTACGCCGCCAGCGCCCCCGCCCTCCAGCGCGTCTGGGACGACGTAGCCGCCTACGCGCCGTACTACGGCAGCGTCCACCGCGGCGCCGGCTACCTGTCCCAGCTCTCCACCGACCTGTTCGAGAACGCCCGCGGAACCGTCGCCGAGTTCCTGGACTGCCGGGACGGCGACCAGCTCGTCTTCACCCGGTCCACCACCGACTCGCTCAACCTGCTCGCCGCCGCCCTCCCGGCCGACTGCCAGGTCTTCGTCTTCGAGACCGAGCACCACGCCTCCCTGCTGCCGTGGCGGAACGCGCGGGTCACCTACCTCAACGCGCCCCGCACCCCCCGCCAGGCCGTGCGGACCCTGGAGCGCGCCCTCGCCGACCGCACTGCATCCATTCAGGAGGGCCACGGCCCGGCCCTGGTCTGCGTCACCGGCGCCTCCAACGTCACCGGCGAGCTGTGGCCCGTACGGGAACTCGCGGCCGCCGCCCACGCCCACGGCGCCCGCATCGTGCTCGACGCCGCCCAGCTGGCCCCGCACCATCCGGTGAGCGTCCGTGACCTCGACGTCGACTGGGTCGCCTTCTCCGGCCACAAGCTGTACGCCCCGTTCGGCTCCGGCGTCCTCGCCGGCCGCGCCGACTGGCTGCGCGCGGCCGAGCCGTATCTCGCGGGCGGCGGGGCCAGCCGCAAGGTCTCGCGGCGCGAGGACGGGGGAGTGGACGTCGAGTGGCACGACAGCGCCGCCCGGCACGAGGCGGGCTCGCCGAACGTCATCGGCGCCTACTCCATCGCCTCCGCCTGCAAGGCCCTGACGGAAGCGGGCTTCGACGCCCTGGTCGCCCGTGAGGAGCACCTGATCCGGAAGGTGCGCGCAGGGCTCGCCGACGTCCCCGAGGTCCGCGTCCTCTCCCTCTTCGGCGACGAAGCCCCCCGCGTGGGCGTCATCTCCTTCGTCGTCGACGGCTGGAACAGCTCCCACTTCGCCGCCGCGCTCTCCGCCGAGTACGGCATCGGGGTGCGCGACGGGCTGTTCTGCGCCCATCCGCTGGTCCGCACGCTGCTGGGCAGCGACCCGCAGTCCCAGGGCGAGTGCGGTGCCCCGGAGGCGGCGCCCGGCGAGAAGTCCCTCAACGCGATCCGGGTGAGCTTCGGGGCCGGTACACCGGACGAGCACGTCGAGCGGTTCGTGCACGCCGTGCGGGAGCTGGTGGCGGACGGCGCCCGCTGGAGCTACCGCACCGAGGACGGCCGGTGCGTCCCGGACACCTCCGCGTGA
- the qcrC gene encoding cytochrome bc1 complex diheme cytochrome c subunit, whose product MKKLSARRRHPLAAVVVLLLALACTGGLYAVFAPADKAQAEETAQSLTIEEGKKLYTVGCASCHGTGGQGTSDGPSLVGVGAAAVDFQVSTGRMPAATSQGAQVPKKKNIYSQAQIDQLAAYIASLGAGPAVPTEEQYGPEGADIAKGGELFRNNCAQCHNFTGKGGALTKGKYAPNLEGVDPKHIYEAMLTGPQNMPSFPDTTLSEQNKKDIIAYLHAVNSDETVNPGGLELGGLGPVSEGLFAWIFGLGALIAVAVWVAARTAKAKKS is encoded by the coding sequence GTGAAAAAGCTCTCCGCACGACGACGCCATCCGCTGGCGGCAGTCGTCGTCCTACTCCTCGCGCTGGCGTGCACGGGGGGGCTGTACGCCGTGTTCGCGCCCGCGGACAAGGCGCAGGCCGAGGAAACCGCCCAGTCCCTCACCATCGAGGAGGGCAAGAAGCTCTACACCGTCGGCTGCGCCAGCTGCCACGGAACCGGCGGTCAGGGCACCTCCGACGGTCCTAGCCTGGTGGGTGTCGGCGCCGCCGCCGTCGACTTCCAGGTCTCGACGGGCCGTATGCCGGCCGCCACCTCCCAGGGCGCCCAGGTCCCGAAGAAGAAGAACATCTACTCGCAGGCCCAGATCGACCAGCTCGCGGCGTACATCGCCTCGCTGGGCGCCGGTCCGGCCGTCCCGACCGAGGAGCAGTACGGCCCCGAGGGCGCGGACATCGCCAAGGGCGGCGAGCTCTTCCGCAACAACTGCGCCCAGTGCCACAACTTCACCGGCAAGGGCGGCGCGCTGACGAAGGGCAAGTACGCCCCGAACCTCGAGGGTGTCGACCCCAAGCACATCTACGAGGCCATGCTGACCGGCCCGCAGAACATGCCGTCGTTCCCCGACACCACGCTGTCGGAGCAGAACAAGAAGGACATCATCGCGTACCTGCACGCGGTCAACAGCGACGAGACGGTCAACCCGGGTGGTCTGGAGCTGGGCGGCCTCGGCCCGGTCAGTGAGGGCCTCTTCGCCTGGATCTTCGGGCTCGGTGCACTGATCGCGGTCGCCGTCTGGGTCGCCGCTCGGACCGCAAAGGCCAAGAAGTCATGA
- the qcrA gene encoding cytochrome bc1 complex Rieske iron-sulfur subunit, with the protein MSSQDIPEENLPAEQDVTVAVADEKHPFADPGLPPHEHRIQDVDERAAKRSERTVALLFTVSMLATVGFIASYVAIPHDKSIFVFPIGHLNALNFALGLTLGAALFCIGAGAVHWARTLMSDVEIADERHPIEAEPEVKAKVMADFKQGAKESALGRRKLIRNTMFGALALFPLSGVVLLRDLGPLPGTKLRHTLWSKGKLLVNMNTNEPLRPADVAVGSLTFAKPEGLEEHDHDFQTEIAKAALMIVRLQPDDIKDPRELEWSHEGIVAYSKICTHVGCPISLYEQQTHHVLCPCHQSTFDLSDGARVIFGPAGHALPQLRIGVNDEGYLEALGDFEEPVGPAFWERG; encoded by the coding sequence ATGAGTAGCCAAGACATTCCAGAAGAGAACCTGCCCGCTGAGCAGGACGTCACCGTCGCGGTAGCGGACGAGAAGCACCCCTTCGCCGATCCCGGTCTGCCGCCCCACGAGCACCGGATCCAGGACGTCGACGAGCGGGCCGCCAAGCGGTCCGAGCGCACGGTCGCCCTGCTGTTCACGGTGTCGATGCTGGCCACCGTCGGCTTCATCGCCTCGTACGTCGCGATCCCGCACGACAAGTCGATCTTCGTCTTCCCGATCGGTCACCTCAACGCGCTGAACTTCGCGCTGGGCCTGACCCTCGGTGCGGCCCTGTTCTGCATCGGCGCGGGCGCGGTCCACTGGGCCCGCACCCTGATGTCCGACGTGGAGATCGCCGACGAGCGGCACCCGATCGAGGCGGAGCCCGAGGTCAAGGCCAAGGTCATGGCCGACTTCAAGCAGGGCGCCAAGGAGTCCGCGCTGGGCCGCCGCAAGCTGATCCGCAACACGATGTTCGGCGCGCTGGCCCTGTTCCCGCTCTCCGGTGTCGTCCTGCTGCGCGACCTCGGCCCGCTGCCCGGCACCAAGCTGCGCCACACCCTGTGGTCCAAGGGCAAGCTGCTCGTCAACATGAACACCAACGAGCCGCTGCGTCCCGCGGACGTCGCGGTCGGCTCCCTCACCTTCGCCAAGCCGGAGGGCCTGGAGGAGCACGACCACGACTTCCAGACCGAGATCGCCAAGGCCGCCCTGATGATCGTCCGGCTCCAGCCCGACGACATCAAGGACCCGCGCGAGCTCGAGTGGTCGCACGAGGGCATCGTCGCGTACTCGAAGATCTGCACCCACGTCGGTTGCCCGATCTCCCTGTACGAGCAGCAGACGCACCACGTGCTCTGCCCCTGCCACCAGTCCACCTTCGACCTCTCCGACGGTGCCCGAGTGATCTTCGGCCCGGCCGGCCACGCCCTGCCGCAGCTGCGCATCGGTGTGAACGACGAGGGCTACCTCGAGGCGCTCGGCGACTTCGAAGAGCCCGTCGGTCCTGCATTCTGGGAGCGCGGATGA